One Cheilinus undulatus linkage group 22, ASM1832078v1, whole genome shotgun sequence DNA window includes the following coding sequences:
- the LOC121504866 gene encoding uncharacterized protein LOC121504866 codes for MAVANPRLQTEWDEWKNEMEDDGEDEEEEDVVDWAEEEISEDEEDIDVDDETKGAEGMEYEGEIWTQEVAEEQEEVDKDEGMVTKEGEQEEEKVDDLEKGVKENLEDTKEEKSDTNKAYRPIEEDLEEEGGVVNGEAIGNEEVEVVEEFERGPEENDMERVVQENGEVEEEELTEAKEEGEEQERERESWGEVEKAEKRAEEGENELEVGVEEEEGRLSKEEEDDEQEGYQIRQHHLLDQFLEQIRGFEGQEVQVNQEGAMQAANVEENFSVSGMSDYADFMGFDEEYFRFESPESVDEATLYKDLEVPQSIPVKWTSKESNDKEDCCEKPQNETVAESKTIQEEDFRDDQGKVQEEEDESTEDEDAENSTEEEPDTYDEEAVKIYSKDDYLMDVFGILTEFKDSSLLTDLTLSTEDGTSIQVHSLVLAAVSSHIHERLRSMEDDRHDEGKDDHLSVRVSAWSLHLGPEVDRVGLEAVVEFAYTGNIDMPYFSERTLCKIKAAAEAMGTPRVLDLCTKKEEMSTKPRHLRKDEKILAAEQMRISLQWMKQLWMDRVGCDVVLDAVGGSLHVHRVILAVGSDYFRSMFTLGMRESNQPCVTLPFLLASELQILIGCSYSGNLPLSWKSVFEITSTALQLQYQPALSLCLSFLQQEINPHSCLDVASFAEAYEMAQLLEVADDYVLRQFQKVACTSKFKDLPAKHLFKYLNSHSLCVPSELVVFKAVVAWIEAKPRRRLRLAKELMKTIHFPLMTFKEFKEVQSLTMWSDHRLAELFEAIFEDFCSTDVTAQSQCRIYLPKESLVVIGGDQTSEDLGTRSISGELWFGNSLRNHMGIRKATEWRKLGEMPESGRFRHEVCVLNGKLYVFGGKKYYGRNDTLRSVYRYDPLQDTWESLADMLQRRSAFSVVVLDGKMLAIGGHCDPDHEDSVEQYCPTTNSWRFTWPLDMYLSGHVARVLGGQIYVSGGLNNDYQCISTMFLYHPDTGSTYLANMSQPRAYHCMEVLGEWLYVAGGLTTDENMTAIDQLACEVYCPAYDTWTAFTPLPVPHVGAGSAVLEGRFYVLGGYSQEDYSDIKMVHRFDPSTQRWENMGKMPGPNNDLRASLLCLPQHFRQ; via the exons ATGGCAGTCGCTAATCCGCGCCTCCAGACAGAGTGGGATGAATGGAAGAATGAGATGGAGGATGAtggagaggatgaagaagaagaggatgtGGTAGATTGGGCAGAAGAGGAAATAAGTGAAGATGAGGAAGACATTGATGTAGATGATGAGACGAAGGGAGCAGAAGGGATGGAATATGAAGGAGAGATATGGACACAGGAAGTCGCTGAGGAACAAGAGGAAGTGGATAAGGACGAGGGGATGGTGACCAAAGAAGGAGAACAAGAAGAAGAGAAGGTGGATGACTTGGAAAAAGGGGTCAAGGAGAACTTGGAAGATACTAAGGAGGAAAAGAGTGACACAAACAAAGCTTACAGGCCAATAGAGGAAGACCTGGAAGAAGAAGGAGGTGTAGTAAACGGGGAGGCCATTGGGAATGAGGAAGTGGAGGTTGTGGAGGAGTTTGAGAGGGGACCGGAAGAAAATGACATGGAGAGGGTGGTTCAAGAGAATGGGGAGGTGGAAGAAGAGGAGCTGACGGAAGCAAAAGAAGAAGGGGAAGAACAGGAAAGGGAAAGGGAGAGCTGGGGGGAGGTGGAGAAAGCTGAGAAAAGGGCAGAAGAAGGTGAAAACGAGCTAGAGGTCGGggtggaagaggaggaaggcAGGCTGTCGAAAGAAGAGGAGGACGATGAACAAGAGGGGTATCAAATCAGACAACATCATCTGCTAGACCAATTCCTAGAACAGATAAGAGGATTTGAAGGTCAAGAAGTACAGGTAAACCAAGAAGGTGCAATGCAAGCTGCTAATGTGGAGGAAAACTTCTCAGTTTCAGGGATGTCTGATTATGCAGACTTCATGGGATTTGACGAGGAGTACTTTAGATTTGAAAGTCCAGAGAGTGTGGACGAAGCTACCCTATACAAGGATCTAGAAGTTCCTCAAAGCATCCCAGTAAAGTGGACTTCTAAAGAAAGCAATGACAAAGAGGACTGTTGTGAGAAGCCGCAGAATGAAACAGTCGCGGAATCAAAGACCATTCAAGAGGAAGACTTTCGAGATGATCAGGGGAAGGTTCAAGAAGAAGAGGACGAGTCTACAGAGGACGAAGATGCAGAGAACTCAACAGAGGAAGAGCCAGACACCTACGACGAAGAGGCAGTGAAAATTTACAGCAAAGATGACTATCTCATGGATGTTTTTGGCATCTTGACAGAGTTCAAGGACTCCTCTCTGCTTACTGACCTTACTCTAAGCACAGAAGATGGGACGAGCATCCAGGTACACTCTCTGGTTCTTGCTGCTGTCAGCTCCCATATCCATGAAAGACTGAGAAGCATGGAAGACGATAGACATGATGAAGGTAAAGACGATCACTTAAGTGTTAGAGTCTCAGCTTGGTCCCTGCATCTGGGTCCAGAGGTGGATCGTGTTGGACTAGAAGCAGTGGTTGAATTTGCCTACACTGGAAACATAGACATGCCATATTTCAGCGAGAGGACTTTGTGCAAGATAAAGGCTGCAGCTGAAGCAATGGGAACCCCAAGAGTGCTGGATCTCTGCACAAAGAAAGAGGAGATGTCCACAAAACCAAGACATTTGAGGAAGGATGAGAAGATCTTGGCCGCTGAACAAATGAGGATCAGTCTACAGTGGATGAAGCAGCTGTGGATGGACAGAGTGGGCTGTGACGTAGTCCTGGATGCAGTTGGAGGATCACTTCATG TCCACAGAGTCATCCTGGCTGTGGGGAGTGACTACTTCCGCAGCATGTTCACCTTAGGCATGAGGGAGTCCAATCAGCCCTGTGTGACCCTCCCCTTCCTGTTGGCTTCAGAGCTAcagattctgattggctgctctTATAGTGGGAATCTACCCCTCAGCTGGAAGTCTGTCTTTGAGATCACCAGCACTGCCCTCCAGCTTCAGTACCAACCTGCCCTCTCTTTGTGCCTTAGCTTTCTGCAACAAGAAATAAATCCACACTCTTGCCTGGATGTAGCATCTTTCGCTGAGGCTTACGAGATGGCACAACTTCTCGAAGTTGCAGACGATTACGTCTTGCGGCAATTCCAAAAAGTGGCGTGCACCTCAAAGTTTAAGGACCTGCCAGCCAAACATCTCTTCAAGTATCTGAACAGCCACTCACTTTGCGTTCCATCTGAGCTTGTTGTATTCAAAGCAGTGGTGGCGTGGATCGAAGCAAAGCCCAGGAGAAGGCTGAGGCTTGCTAAGGAACTAATGAAAACCATCCACTTTCCATTGATGACATTTAAGGAATTCAAAGAGGTTCAATCTCTGACCATGTGGTCTGATCACAGACTGGCTGAACTCTTTGAGGCcatttttgaggatttttgCTCGACTGATGTCACAGCCCAGAGTCAGTGCCGCATCTATCTGCCAAAAGAAAGTCTGGTCGTGATTGGAGGTGACCAAACCTCTGAGGACCTGGGTACGCGCAGCATCAGCGGAGAGCTCTGGTTTGGGAATTCACTCAGGAACCATATGGGAATACGAAAGGCCACGGAGTGGCGTAAGTTGGGAGAGATGCCAGAGTCAGGGAGGTTCAGACATGAAGTGTGTGTGCTCAATGGAAAACTGTATGTGTTTGGAGGCAAGAAGTACTATGGCAGAAATGACACCCTGAGATCTGTCTACAG GTATGATCCCCTTCAAGACACATGGGAGAGTCTGGCTGACATGCTGCAAAGGAGATCTGCTTTCTCTGTGGTGGTGCTGGATGGAAAGATGCTAGCTATTGGTGGGCATTGTGACCCTGACCATGAAGACAGTGTGGAACAGTACTGCCCCACTACAAACTCTTGGAG aTTCACCTGGCCTCTGGATATGTACCTGAGTGGGCATGTCGCTAGGGTTTTAGGAGGTCAGATCTACGTCTCAGGAGGGCTAAACAATGACTACCAGTGCATCTCAACCATGTTTCTGTACCACCCAGACACAGGGAGCACTTACTTGGCGAACATGTCTCAACCTCGGGCCTATCATTGCATGGAAGTCTTGGGTGAATGGCTTTACGTAGCCGGTGGACTCACCACAGACGAGAACATGACTGCAATTGACCAGCTAGCTTGTGAGGTGTACTGTCCAGCATATGACACGTGGACTGCCTTTACACCTCTGCCGGTGCCTCATGTTGGAGCAGGAAGTGCAGTTTTGGAGGGGAGGTTTTACGTGCTGGGTGGATACAGTCAGGAGGACTACAGTGACATAAAGATGGTTCATCGTTTTGATCCCAGCACACAAAGATGGGAGAATATGGGCAAGATGCCTGGACCCAACAATGACTTACGGGCATCTCTGCTGTGCTTACCACAACATTTCCGGCAGTAG
- the si:ch211-63p21.8 gene encoding kelch-like protein 33 isoform X2, translating to MEFTRRYLPLEWEERWRREKERRKRVIEEGGEEVIELHRAILAASSDYFRGMFTCGMKESNQTHVALPFLLASELEALIDFSYSGILPLSWDCVFEITCTALQLQFQPALLLCYNFLRQEMDSGSCLDVASFAEAYGVIELLEEANDFVLRNFWEVSTTAKFKDLPAEKLLDILRCDGLCAPSELAVFRAVSSWVEADPEDRLGQAGLLMTGVRFPLMTFREFREVRAINLRMECSGNKDVELYGSALKEFGFSLPKGQDQCRVRHPKDALVLVGGDQLHPDMGQRLPSRELWFANSLRSGTGLVKEMEWKKLGEIPDKSKFRHGVAAMLGKLYVVGGCYYYTKDDMMKSAYSYNPEENSWKRLTDMQEFRSNFPLVVHEERLYAIGGDKELNTNLESVEMYNPDTDSWSFVRPLDQALSGHAATVLDGGIFISGGFNCKYVCLVSMFLYHPKRGTTYLADMTHDRAQHCMEHLRGRLYVAGGVCNLRKFYTDQQACEVYDPVVDSWTTFASLPVPHVGAASVVLEEMIYVLGGYCQDDYSESGLVHRFNPSTQKWEIMGKLPGAVTDIRACLLRLPKHLRI from the exons ATGGAGTTTACCAGACGCTACCTGCCATTGGAATGGGAAGAGcgatggaggagagagaaagaaaggaggaaaagagtGATTGAAGAAGGTGGAGAAGAAGTAATAGAAC tccaCAGAGCAATCCTTGCAGCAAGCAGTGACTACTTCCGTGGCATGTTCACCTGCGGGATGAAGGAATCAAACCAGACCCATGTTGCCCTTCCCTTCCTCTTGGCTTCTGAGTTGGAGGCTCTCATTGACTTCTCCTACAGCGGGATCCTTCCACTAAGCTGGGATTGTGTCTTTGAAATCACCTGCACGGCACTCCAACTTCAGTTCCAGCCGGCCCTTTTGCTTTGCTACAACTTCCTGCGACAAGAAATGGATTCAGGCTCTTGCCTGGATGTGGCATCCTTTGCTGAAGCCTATGGGGTGATCGAGCTTCTTGAGGAGGCCAATGACTTTGTACTGAGGAACTTCTGGGAGGTGTCAACTACCGCAAAATTTAAGGACCTGCCAGCTGAGAAACTTCTAGACATCCTCCGCTGTGATGGCCTATGTGCGCCCTCAGAATTGGCTGTTTTCCGTGCTGTATCCTCCTGGGTTGAGGCTGATCCTGAGGATAGATTAGGCCAGGCTGGATTGTTGATGACCGGAGTCCGGTTTCCCCTTATGACCTTTCGAGAGTTCAGGGAGGTCAGGGCTATTAACCTGCGCATGGAGTGCTCTGGAAACAAGGACGTGGAACTTTATGGTTCAGCTCTCAAGGAATTTGGATTCAGCCTTCCTAAAGGCCAGGATCAGTGCAGAGTCCGACATCCTAAAGACGCTCTTGTTCTTGTCGGGGGAGACCAGTTGCACCCAGATATGGGTCAGCGCCTGCCAAGCAGGGAACTGTGGTTTGCAAACTCCCTTCGTAGTGGTACAGGCTTGGTTAAGGAGATGGAGTGGAAAAAGTTGGGGGAGATACCAGATAAGTCAAAATTCAGGCATGGAGTGGCAGCAATGTTGGGAAAATTGTACGTGGTCGGAGGATGCTATTACTACACCAAGGACGACATGATGAAATCTGCCTACAG CTACAACCCTGAGGAGAACAGTTGGAAGAGATTAACTGATATGCAGGAGTTTAGAAGTAACTTCCCACTGGTGGTGCACGAGGAGCGTCTTTATGCCATTGGTGGAGATAAGGAGCTGAACACCAACCTAGAAAGTGTTGAGATGTACAACCCTGACACTGACTCCTGGAG ctttGTCCGGCCTTTGGACCAGGCTCTGAGTGGCCATGCTGCAACTGTCTTGGACGGGGGTATCTTCATCTCTGGAGGCTTTAACTGTAAGTATGTATGTCTGGTTTCCATGTTCCTGTACCACCCAAAGAGAGGCACCACCTACCTGGCTGACATGACCCACGACCGGGCCCAGCATTGCATGGAGCACCTGCGAGGTCGTCTCTATGTCGCTGGTGGTGTCTGCAACCTCAGGAAGTTTTACACCGACCAACAAGCCTGCGAGGTTTATGACCCTGTGGTGGACTCCTGGACTActtttgcatcacttcctgtccctCATGTGGGCGCAGCATCAGTGGTCCTAGAGGAGATGATCTACGTACTGGGAGGATACTGCCAGGATGATTACAGTGAGTCTGGACTGGTTCACCGGTTCAATCCCAGCACACAGAAATGGGAGATCATGGGAAAACTTCCAGGGGCTGTTACGGACATACGGGCCTGTCTGCTCCGACTGCCAAAACACCTCAGGATTTAG
- the si:ch211-63p21.8 gene encoding kelch-like protein 33 isoform X1 — protein MEFTRRYLPLEWEERWRREKERRKRVIEEGGEEVIERELKRIVAYNDSRMGLMSGRASKEGSEVRARGSNQEGTGESIGNKALGDEGYGDVRTYRNETYTKEVFATLKEFWDLSLLTDLTLTTDKDICFHVHTPVLAAVSSFIKEKLRDDDGRQRKSSKEKVQQRSVALGPEVDHDGLQAVLEFAYTGTVLSLNQDNVAQIKATAQALGVPRVLDLCMKEEKLKGCGSSKKKEIKISALEEMKITLQSIKQLWVDGVGCDVILDVDDALFKVHRAILAASSDYFRGMFTCGMKESNQTHVALPFLLASELEALIDFSYSGILPLSWDCVFEITCTALQLQFQPALLLCYNFLRQEMDSGSCLDVASFAEAYGVIELLEEANDFVLRNFWEVSTTAKFKDLPAEKLLDILRCDGLCAPSELAVFRAVSSWVEADPEDRLGQAGLLMTGVRFPLMTFREFREVRAINLRMECSGNKDVELYGSALKEFGFSLPKGQDQCRVRHPKDALVLVGGDQLHPDMGQRLPSRELWFANSLRSGTGLVKEMEWKKLGEIPDKSKFRHGVAAMLGKLYVVGGCYYYTKDDMMKSAYSYNPEENSWKRLTDMQEFRSNFPLVVHEERLYAIGGDKELNTNLESVEMYNPDTDSWSFVRPLDQALSGHAATVLDGGIFISGGFNCKYVCLVSMFLYHPKRGTTYLADMTHDRAQHCMEHLRGRLYVAGGVCNLRKFYTDQQACEVYDPVVDSWTTFASLPVPHVGAASVVLEEMIYVLGGYCQDDYSESGLVHRFNPSTQKWEIMGKLPGAVTDIRACLLRLPKHLRI, from the exons ATGGAGTTTACCAGACGCTACCTGCCATTGGAATGGGAAGAGcgatggaggagagagaaagaaaggaggaaaagagtGATTGAAGAAGGTGGAGAAGAAGTAATAGAACGTGAGTTGAAGAGGATTGTGGCTTACAATGACTCAAGGATGGGGCTGATGAGTGGAAGAGCTAGTAAAGAAGGGTCAGAAGTAAGGGCGAGGGGTTCAAATCAGGAAGGAACAGGGGAGTCTATTGGCAACAAAGCATTAGGGGATGAAGGGTATGGTGATGTCCGAACATATCGCAACGAGACCTATACAAAGGAAGTGTTTGCCACCCTGAAGGAATTCTGGGATTTGTCCCTTCTCACAGACCTGACTTTAACCACTGATAAGGACATCTGTTTCCATGTGCACACCCCAGTTCTTGCTGCTGTTAGCTCCTTCATCAAAGAGAAGCTGAGGGATGATGATGGAAGGCAAAGAAAGTCAAGCAAAGAGAAAGTCCAACAAAGGTCAGTTGCACTGGGTCCTGAGGTTGATCATGATGGACTACAGGCTGTTCTGGAATTTGCGTACACTGGAACAGTGTTATCTTTGAACCAAGACAATGTGGCTCAGATTAAAGCTACAGCTCAAGCACTGGGGGTTCCTAGAGTACTGGATCTATGTATGAAAGAAGAAAAGCTTAAGGGATGTGGAAGttccaaaaagaaagaaataaagatcTCTGCTCTGGAGGAGATGAAGATTACACTTCAGTCCATTAAACAGCTGTGGGTAGATGGAGTGGGGTGTGATGTGATTTTGGACGTAGACGATGCTTTATTCAAGG tccaCAGAGCAATCCTTGCAGCAAGCAGTGACTACTTCCGTGGCATGTTCACCTGCGGGATGAAGGAATCAAACCAGACCCATGTTGCCCTTCCCTTCCTCTTGGCTTCTGAGTTGGAGGCTCTCATTGACTTCTCCTACAGCGGGATCCTTCCACTAAGCTGGGATTGTGTCTTTGAAATCACCTGCACGGCACTCCAACTTCAGTTCCAGCCGGCCCTTTTGCTTTGCTACAACTTCCTGCGACAAGAAATGGATTCAGGCTCTTGCCTGGATGTGGCATCCTTTGCTGAAGCCTATGGGGTGATCGAGCTTCTTGAGGAGGCCAATGACTTTGTACTGAGGAACTTCTGGGAGGTGTCAACTACCGCAAAATTTAAGGACCTGCCAGCTGAGAAACTTCTAGACATCCTCCGCTGTGATGGCCTATGTGCGCCCTCAGAATTGGCTGTTTTCCGTGCTGTATCCTCCTGGGTTGAGGCTGATCCTGAGGATAGATTAGGCCAGGCTGGATTGTTGATGACCGGAGTCCGGTTTCCCCTTATGACCTTTCGAGAGTTCAGGGAGGTCAGGGCTATTAACCTGCGCATGGAGTGCTCTGGAAACAAGGACGTGGAACTTTATGGTTCAGCTCTCAAGGAATTTGGATTCAGCCTTCCTAAAGGCCAGGATCAGTGCAGAGTCCGACATCCTAAAGACGCTCTTGTTCTTGTCGGGGGAGACCAGTTGCACCCAGATATGGGTCAGCGCCTGCCAAGCAGGGAACTGTGGTTTGCAAACTCCCTTCGTAGTGGTACAGGCTTGGTTAAGGAGATGGAGTGGAAAAAGTTGGGGGAGATACCAGATAAGTCAAAATTCAGGCATGGAGTGGCAGCAATGTTGGGAAAATTGTACGTGGTCGGAGGATGCTATTACTACACCAAGGACGACATGATGAAATCTGCCTACAG CTACAACCCTGAGGAGAACAGTTGGAAGAGATTAACTGATATGCAGGAGTTTAGAAGTAACTTCCCACTGGTGGTGCACGAGGAGCGTCTTTATGCCATTGGTGGAGATAAGGAGCTGAACACCAACCTAGAAAGTGTTGAGATGTACAACCCTGACACTGACTCCTGGAG ctttGTCCGGCCTTTGGACCAGGCTCTGAGTGGCCATGCTGCAACTGTCTTGGACGGGGGTATCTTCATCTCTGGAGGCTTTAACTGTAAGTATGTATGTCTGGTTTCCATGTTCCTGTACCACCCAAAGAGAGGCACCACCTACCTGGCTGACATGACCCACGACCGGGCCCAGCATTGCATGGAGCACCTGCGAGGTCGTCTCTATGTCGCTGGTGGTGTCTGCAACCTCAGGAAGTTTTACACCGACCAACAAGCCTGCGAGGTTTATGACCCTGTGGTGGACTCCTGGACTActtttgcatcacttcctgtccctCATGTGGGCGCAGCATCAGTGGTCCTAGAGGAGATGATCTACGTACTGGGAGGATACTGCCAGGATGATTACAGTGAGTCTGGACTGGTTCACCGGTTCAATCCCAGCACACAGAAATGGGAGATCATGGGAAAACTTCCAGGGGCTGTTACGGACATACGGGCCTGTCTGCTCCGACTGCCAAAACACCTCAGGATTTAG
- the cbln11 gene encoding cerebellin 11 produces the protein MEFRTLLLLTLLGFSLVESGLGQRGDEDIYEWLTAKTELIKKLEDKVKNVERWQSEVEALEARLNKTVDELTRQEAEVEKLNKDNEALQRRLNATEKELDELKQTSSKGVPRVAFSASLASFGEIYKGPCTDKTLIFKRIFSNVGNGYDENTGVFTAPVDGFYFFSFTTYGYNTHVTGAILLKNNSRHISTYEFPSDDGSDTSSNSVVLQLAASDAVHMELWDDGRVFDNLNGHTTFSGFLVFPK, from the exons ATGGAGTTCAGGACTTTGCTTCTGCTGACTCTCCTGGGGTTTTCACTCGTGGAGTCAGGGCTTGGACAGAGAGGTGACGAGGACATATACGAATGGCTGACAGCCAAAACGGAGTTAATTAAAAAGTTGGAggacaaagtgaaaaatgtaGAGAGATGGCAGAGTGAGGTGGAAGCTCTGGAGGCCAGGCTCAATAAGACTGTGGACGAGCTGACGAGacaggaggctgaggtggaaaAACTGAACAAGGACAATGAAG CCCTGCAAAGGAGACTGAATGCCACAGAGAAGGAGCTGGATGAGCTAAAACAGACCAGCAGTAAAG GTGTACCTCGGGTGGCATTCTCCGCCTCTTTGGCAAGCTTTGGAGAGATTTATAAAGGACCGTGCACAGACAAGACTCTGATTTTCAAACGGATCTTCTCAAACGTTGGAAATGGTTATGATGAAAACACAG GAGTCTTCACAGCACCAGTGGACGGCTTCTACTTCTTCAGCTTCACCACCTATGGCTACAACACTCATGTAACCGGGGCGATACTATTAAAGAACAACTCCCGTCATATCTCAACCTACGAGTTCCCCTCTGACGACGGATCAGACACTAGCAGCAACTCTGTTGTTCTGCAGCTGGCTGCCAGTGATGCGGTGCACATGGAGCTGTGGGACGACGGCAGAGTGTTTGACAACCTGAATGGACACACCACCTTCAGCGGTTTCCTGGTCTTTCCAAAATAA